Proteins from a single region of Chroogloeocystis siderophila 5.2 s.c.1:
- a CDS encoding phage holin family protein encodes MLGFLISVVVIAISLLIISKLPLGVEVDNPWVALIAGAIIGAFNGIWGLFPGWFRTANALLSLGLIPLIGSIIVFGLAAWLVEGFRLRWGIGSAILGAIALSIVNSILFFILRQTGLVAI; translated from the coding sequence ATGCTTGGATTTTTAATTTCTGTCGTCGTCATTGCGATTAGTTTATTGATTATCTCAAAACTACCTTTGGGTGTTGAGGTGGATAATCCTTGGGTTGCCTTAATTGCTGGAGCGATTATTGGTGCATTTAATGGTATTTGGGGTTTGTTTCCTGGCTGGTTTAGAACGGCGAATGCTCTTTTAAGTTTAGGATTGATTCCCTTAATCGGTAGTATTATTGTATTTGGTCTAGCAGCTTGGTTGGTTGAGGGATTTCGCTTGCGATGGGGAATTGGCAGTGCAATTTTGGGAGCGATCGCTCTTAGCATTGTTAACTCAATTCTCTTTTTCATTCTGCGCCAAACAGGCTTGGTTGCAATTTAA